In the genome of Oncorhynchus clarkii lewisi isolate Uvic-CL-2024 chromosome 22, UVic_Ocla_1.0, whole genome shotgun sequence, one region contains:
- the LOC139380829 gene encoding uncharacterized protein, whose translation MYIYGGYIDMIGSSQEFWKLDFDTKLWTLLDCIQMEVGPGPRHSHSAMTVLDCMYLFGGLREQRDLWRWNSTCHSWSCLNAMSGPSKLVGHSAYSCPYHKSTATMGQSVYNIDISKPLTHKTPCTLSAI comes from the exons ATGTACATCTACGGGGGATACATTGACATGATAGGCTCATCACAGGAGTTTTGGAAGTTAGATTTTG ACACCAAGTTGTGGACCCTGCTGGACTGCATCCAGATGGAGGTTGGTCCTGGACCCAGACACAGCCACTCTGCCATGACCGTCCTGGACTGCATGTACCTGTTTGGGGGTCTGAGGGAGCAGAGGGACCTGTGGAGGTGGAACTCCACATGTCACTCCTGGAGCTGTCTCAATGCCAT GTCAGGCCCCTCTAAGCTGGTAGGCCACTCAGCTTATTCCTGCCCATATCATAagtccaccgccaccatggggcagtctgtttacaacattgacatcagcaaacctctcaCCCACAAGACGCCAtgcacgctgtctgccatctag
- the LOC139380246 gene encoding inhibin beta B chain-like, which produces MRRYNLTLACLMACILSIRGTLGTTRARITGAETQTVTQESCASCGLPEASERVDIDLLEAVKRHILNRLQMRERPNITHPIPKAAMVTALRRLHAGKVREDGRVEIPNLDGQASYSNEVQGETSEIISFAESDELASSQASKSSLHFLISSEGNQNLHVSQANLWLYFRLLPTGSEKGPRRKVTVKIHYHEAGTGASGGARGGTGPGAGGGGRWTLLEKRVDLKRSGWHTFPLSEAVRALFGKGGRRQDLEVRCEGCEAFNVVPILVDPAEPSHRPFLVVRARQVEGNHRIRKRGLECDGSSGGLCCRRQFYIDFRLIGWNDWIIAPAGYYGNYCEGSCPAYMAGVPGSASSFHTAVVNQYRMRGMSPGSVNSCCIPTKLSTMSMLYFDDEYNIVKRDVPNMIVEECGCA; this is translated from the exons ATGAGAAGATATAATCTCACACTGGCTTGTTTAATGGCTTGCATACTTTCAATCCGCGGTACCTTGGGGACAACGCGGGCGCGCATAACGGGGGCAGAGACTCAAACCGTCACCCAGGAGTCGTGCGCATCGTGTGGGTTGCCGGAGGCGTCAGAACGGGTGGACATAGACCTTCTGGAGGCAGTTAAGAGGCACATCTTGAACAGGTTACAAATGAGAGAAAGACCCAACATCACTCATCCTATTCCCAAGGCTGCAATGGTAACAGCGCTGAGGAGGCTTCACGCCGGTAAGGTACGGGAAGACGGGAGGGTTGAGATCCCCAACCTTGATGGACAAGCTTCCTACAGTAACGAGGTGCAAGGGGAGACGTCGGAGATAATCAGTTTTGCAGAATCAG ATGAGCTGGCTTCATCTCAAGCCTCTAAGTCCAGCCTCCACTTCCTCATCTCCAGTGAAGGGAACCAGAACCTGCATGTGTCTCAGGCCAACCTGTGGCTCTACTTCAGGCTGCTGCCCACCGGCTCCGAGAAAGGGCCTCGACGGAAAGTCACAGTTAAAATCCACTACCATGAGGCAGGAACTGGAGCTTCAGGTGGAGCCAGGGGAGGAACAGGGCCAGGGGCAGGGGGAGGAGGTCGGTGGACCCTACTGGAGAAGCGTGTGGACCTAAAGCGCAGCGGCTGGCACACCTTCCCTCTGTCAGAGGCAGTGAGGGCCCTGTTTGGTAAGGGCGGCCGGCGGCAGGACCTGGAGGTGCGTTGTGAGGGCTGTGAGGCATTCAACGTGGTTCCTATCTTAGTTGACCCAGCAGAACCCTCACACAGGCCCTTTCTGGTGGTCCGGGCACGACAGGTGGAAGGGAACCACCGCATCAGGAAGAGGGGGCTGGAGTGTGACGGGAGCAGTGGAGGCCTGTGCTGCAGACGACAGTTCTACATAGACTTTCGCCTCATTGGCTGGAACGACTGGATCATCGCACCCGCGGGTTACTACGGTAACTACTGCGAAGGAAGCTGCCCGGCGTACATGGCGGGGGTACCGGGGTCGGCTTCATCGTTCCACACGGCGGTGGTCAACCAGTACCGGATGAGGGGCATGAGCCCCGGCTCGGTCAACTCCTGTTGTATCCCCACCAAGCTCAGTACCATGTCTATGCTGTACTTCGACGATGAGTACAACATAGTAAAACGAGACGTGCCCAATATGATAGTGGAAGAGTGTGGCTGTGCCTGA